In a single window of the Atlantibacter hermannii genome:
- the hcr gene encoding HCP oxidoreductase, NADH-dependent has protein sequence MTMPTSQCPWRMQVHHIQQETPDVWTLSLFCHDHYSYKAGQYALVSIRNSADTLRAYTISSTPGVSPFITLTIRRIDEGVGSQWLTGEVKRGDYIWLSDAQGDFICEDKNTDRFLLLAAGCGVTPIMSMRRWLAKNRPQADVQVIYNVRSPKDVIFAEEWKNYPVTLVAEVANEPGFIEGRLTRELLAAVPDIASRTVMTCGPAPYMDAVEENVKALGVTQFFKEKFFTPVADAATSGLKFTTLTPAREFYSPVGTTLLEALESNKVPVNAACRAGVCGCCKTRVVSGEYTVNSTMTLTEREIAEGYVLACSCHPQGDLVLA, from the coding sequence ATGACGATGCCAACCTCTCAATGCCCGTGGCGGATGCAGGTGCACCACATCCAACAGGAAACGCCGGATGTCTGGACCCTGTCGCTGTTCTGTCACGATCATTATTCGTACAAAGCCGGACAGTATGCGCTGGTCAGTATTCGTAACAGCGCCGATACGCTGCGAGCCTATACGATTTCGTCAACGCCTGGCGTCAGCCCGTTTATTACGCTGACCATCCGACGTATCGACGAGGGGGTTGGCTCGCAATGGCTGACCGGCGAAGTAAAACGCGGCGACTATATCTGGCTGTCAGACGCGCAAGGCGATTTTATCTGTGAAGATAAAAACACCGATCGCTTCCTGCTGCTGGCGGCGGGCTGTGGTGTAACGCCGATTATGTCCATGCGCCGCTGGCTGGCGAAAAACCGCCCGCAGGCTGATGTGCAGGTGATTTATAACGTCCGTTCACCAAAAGACGTTATCTTCGCCGAAGAGTGGAAAAACTATCCGGTGACGCTGGTCGCGGAAGTGGCCAACGAACCCGGTTTTATCGAAGGCCGTTTAACCCGCGAACTGCTGGCTGCCGTACCGGATATCGCGTCGCGCACCGTGATGACTTGTGGTCCTGCGCCTTATATGGATGCGGTGGAAGAAAACGTCAAAGCGCTGGGTGTCACTCAGTTCTTTAAAGAGAAGTTCTTTACGCCTGTGGCTGACGCGGCCACCAGCGGCCTGAAATTCACCACGCTGACCCCAGCCCGTGAATTTTACAGCCCGGTGGGTACGACGCTGCTGGAAGCACTGGAAAGCAATAAAGTGCCGGTTAATGCCGCGTGCCGCGCTGGTGTTTGTGGCTGCTGCAAAACCCGGGTGGTTTCTGGCGAGTACACGGTAAACAGCACCATGACGCTTACCGAACGCGAAATCGCAGAAGGATACGTTCTGGCCTGTTCCTGCCACCCGCAAGGGGATCTGGTTCTGGCGTAA
- the virK gene encoding VirG localization protein VirK, whose amino-acid sequence MSTFFATANDIPYAPRNGWQLFRALSAGKFMPGTAWQDRRYRRKFLLRSLATPLATGQLLSMLARQPHLDMLLQAQPGLPCRLHRPYLTVGTTRSEACAALDFHYKQLHRLLPAALLQSHWTSQGASLAWLTGKNGEQYRIKLASLATLDKEGETTLLFCDESDTVLAGMTFTLREHEGKPTLFIGGLQGAKSWIPHESIQTATKACHGLFPKRLLLEAACLLAPWVEAEQIQAVSNNTHIYRNWRYAKKKQALLHADYDSFWASMNGVPGERGYFTLPLTVARKPMEEIASKKRAEYRRRYDLLDSLAGQINEAMQAR is encoded by the coding sequence ATGTCTACTTTTTTCGCCACGGCAAACGATATTCCTTACGCGCCGCGTAACGGCTGGCAACTTTTTCGCGCGCTGAGCGCCGGTAAGTTTATGCCAGGTACTGCCTGGCAGGATCGGCGCTATCGTCGTAAATTCCTTCTGCGTTCGCTGGCGACGCCGCTCGCCACCGGGCAATTACTCAGTATGCTGGCGCGTCAGCCGCATCTGGATATGCTATTGCAGGCACAGCCGGGCTTACCCTGCCGGTTACATCGCCCTTATTTAACCGTCGGTACCACGCGTTCTGAAGCCTGTGCGGCACTGGATTTTCACTATAAACAATTACACCGTCTTTTACCCGCAGCGCTTTTACAATCGCACTGGACATCCCAGGGCGCCAGCCTTGCCTGGCTTACCGGCAAAAACGGCGAACAGTACCGTATTAAGCTTGCCTCCCTCGCGACGCTGGATAAAGAAGGCGAGACCACGCTGCTGTTTTGTGATGAAAGCGACACGGTTCTGGCCGGGATGACGTTTACGTTACGTGAGCACGAGGGCAAACCGACGCTGTTTATTGGCGGGCTACAGGGCGCGAAAAGCTGGATCCCCCATGAATCGATCCAGACTGCTACCAAAGCCTGTCACGGGTTGTTCCCCAAGCGGCTCCTGCTTGAAGCGGCTTGTCTGCTCGCGCCCTGGGTAGAGGCTGAGCAAATCCAGGCGGTGAGCAACAACACCCATATTTATCGCAACTGGCGTTACGCCAAAAAGAAACAAGCGCTGTTGCATGCTGATTACGACAGCTTCTGGGCATCGATGAACGGTGTACCGGGCGAACGCGGCTATTTTACGCTGCCGTTAACGGTCGCCCGTAAACCAATGGAAGAGATCGCCAGTAAAAAACGTGCGGAATACCGTCGCCGCTACGATTTACTGGATAGCCTCGCCGGGCAAATCAACGAGGCGATGCAGGCACGTTAA
- the hcp_1 gene encoding hydroxylamine reductase — translation MLPAHGYPELRKFKHLVGNYGSGWQNQQTEFARFPGPIVMTSNCIIDPTVGSYDDRIWTRSIVGWPGVNHLEGDDFSPVIEQAQQLPGFTYSEIEHLITVGFGRETLLGAADSLIDLVSREKLRHIFLIGGCDGARGERNYFTDFATSVPQDCLILTLACGKYRFNKLDFGNIEGLPRLVDAGQCNDAYSAIILAVTLAEKLGCGVNDLPLSLVLSWFEQKAIVILLTLLSLGVTNIVTGPTAPGFLTPDLLAVLNEKFGLRSVTTVEEDMKQLLSA, via the coding sequence ATGCTGCCGGCGCACGGCTACCCGGAACTGCGTAAATTCAAACATCTGGTCGGTAACTACGGCAGCGGCTGGCAGAACCAACAGACCGAGTTTGCCCGCTTCCCTGGCCCAATCGTGATGACGTCCAACTGCATCATCGACCCGACCGTGGGCAGCTATGACGACCGTATCTGGACCCGCAGCATCGTAGGCTGGCCAGGTGTGAATCATCTGGAAGGCGACGATTTCAGCCCTGTTATTGAACAGGCGCAACAACTGCCGGGCTTCACCTACAGCGAAATCGAACACCTGATCACCGTGGGCTTTGGCCGTGAAACCCTGCTGGGTGCGGCAGACTCGCTGATCGATCTGGTAAGCCGCGAAAAACTGCGTCACATCTTCCTGATCGGCGGCTGTGACGGCGCGCGCGGCGAACGTAACTACTTTACCGATTTCGCCACCAGCGTTCCGCAGGACTGCCTGATCCTGACCCTGGCGTGCGGTAAATACCGTTTCAACAAACTGGACTTCGGCAATATCGAAGGCTTGCCGCGTCTGGTGGATGCCGGTCAGTGTAACGATGCTTACTCTGCCATTATCCTGGCCGTGACCCTGGCTGAAAAACTGGGCTGTGGCGTGAACGATCTGCCGCTGTCTCTGGTGCTCTCCTGGTTCGAACAGAAAGCGATTGTGATCCTCCTGACGCTGCTGTCCCTGGGCGTGACCAATATCGTGACCGGCCCGACAGCGCCTGGCTTCCTGACCCCGGATCTGCTGGCTGTGCTTAACGAGAAATTTGGTCTGCGTTCCGTGACCACCGTTGAAGAAGATATGAAGCAGCTGCTGAGCGCGTAA
- the ltaE gene encoding low specificity L-threonine aldolase yields the protein MIDLRSDTVTRPGAAMLEQMMAAQVGDDVYGDDPGVNELQDYAARLSGKEAALFLPTGTQANLVALLSHCERGEEYIVGQAAHNYLFEAGGAAVLGSIQPQPIDAELDGTLALDKVAAKIKPDDIHFARTRLLTLENTHNGKVLPRDYFPKVWEFTRERGLALHIDGARIFNAVVEYGCELEEIVRYCDSFTICLSKGLGTPVGSLLVGNHEYIKRARRWRKMVGGGMRQAGILAAAGLYALQHNVARLKEDHDNAAWLAEALKNTGTDVRRQDTNMLFVRVPQEDVAALGEFMKRRNILISAAPVTRLVTHLDVSRDQLAEVVDSWQQFQQR from the coding sequence GTGATTGATTTACGCAGTGATACCGTAACCCGGCCCGGCGCCGCCATGCTGGAACAGATGATGGCGGCGCAGGTTGGGGATGACGTCTACGGAGACGACCCGGGCGTTAATGAACTCCAGGATTACGCGGCCCGGCTCAGCGGTAAAGAAGCCGCTTTATTTCTGCCAACCGGCACTCAGGCAAACCTGGTCGCCCTGTTAAGCCACTGCGAGCGCGGCGAAGAGTACATCGTCGGACAGGCGGCGCATAACTATCTGTTTGAAGCGGGCGGCGCGGCGGTATTAGGCAGTATTCAACCTCAACCTATCGATGCGGAACTGGATGGCACCCTCGCCCTGGATAAAGTAGCCGCAAAAATTAAACCCGACGATATTCATTTTGCCCGTACCCGTTTGCTGACGCTTGAAAACACCCATAACGGCAAAGTGCTGCCGCGTGACTATTTCCCGAAAGTCTGGGAGTTCACTCGCGAGCGCGGCCTGGCGCTGCACATTGACGGCGCACGTATTTTCAACGCTGTGGTGGAATACGGCTGCGAACTGGAAGAGATCGTCCGCTACTGCGACTCGTTTACTATCTGTCTCTCGAAAGGCCTGGGCACGCCAGTCGGTTCACTGCTGGTGGGCAACCATGAGTACATCAAACGCGCCAGGCGCTGGCGTAAAATGGTCGGCGGCGGTATGCGCCAGGCCGGGATTCTCGCGGCGGCCGGTCTGTATGCCCTGCAACACAACGTTGCGCGCCTCAAAGAGGATCATGACAACGCCGCCTGGCTTGCTGAGGCGCTGAAAAACACTGGCACCGACGTGCGTCGTCAGGACACCAACATGCTGTTTGTGCGCGTACCACAGGAAGATGTTGCCGCACTCGGCGAGTTTATGAAGCGTCGCAATATTCTGATCAGTGCCGCGCCGGTGACGCGTCTGGTTACGCATCTGGACGTTAGCCGCGACCAGTTAGCCGAAGTGGTCGACAGCTGGCAGCAGTTTCAACAACGGTAA
- a CDS encoding DoxX, whose amino-acid sequence MVTKVIGAINSALSKDDLGKLLLRLGVGGLMLFHGLHKLFGGVDGIAGMLTAHGIPGFVAYGVLLGEVVAPVLIILGVLTRLSALGLAFTMVVAWLLVGLNNTFMLDKVGAWAIESLVYFFLGALAVAFLGAGRYALGGKWR is encoded by the coding sequence ATGGTTACGAAGGTGATTGGCGCGATAAATAGCGCATTAAGCAAGGACGATCTCGGTAAGTTGTTGTTGCGTCTTGGCGTGGGTGGACTGATGTTATTTCACGGGCTGCATAAATTATTTGGCGGCGTGGACGGTATTGCAGGCATGCTGACCGCGCATGGCATTCCAGGATTTGTGGCTTACGGCGTGCTGTTGGGTGAGGTCGTCGCGCCGGTGCTGATTATCCTCGGCGTGCTGACGCGACTTTCCGCGTTAGGTCTGGCCTTTACCATGGTAGTGGCATGGTTGCTGGTGGGGCTAAATAATACTTTTATGCTCGATAAGGTGGGAGCCTGGGCGATCGAAAGCCTGGTTTACTTCTTCCTGGGGGCGCTGGCGGTTGCCTTTCTTGGCGCAGGGCGTTACGCACTGGGCGGAAAATGGCGCTAA
- the aqpZ gene encoding aquaporin Z, whose protein sequence is MLSGFITGVILTRAFLIIIHAARIKPRRSPSAVALFQGGWALQQVWLFWVMPIIGGVLGGVIYRTLLEKRS, encoded by the coding sequence ATGCTATCTGGCTTTATTACCGGAGTTATTTTAACGCGCGCTTTTTTGATTATTATTCATGCCGCGCGAATAAAACCGCGCCGATCGCCATCGGCCGTTGCGCTATTCCAGGGCGGATGGGCATTGCAACAGGTTTGGCTGTTCTGGGTGATGCCCATTATCGGCGGCGTGCTGGGCGGTGTTATCTACCGTACGCTGCTTGAGAAACGCAGCTAA
- the ybjE gene encoding transporter produces MLSGLLIILVPLIVGYLIPLNNTTALKTINRLLSWIVYVILFFMGISLAFLDNLSTNLLAIFHYSAVSVVVILLCNCAALFWLDKSLPWRHHHHQEKLPSRIAMALESLKLCGVVVLGFALGLTGIDVLIHATQASEYTLIFLLFLIGIQLRNNGMTLRQIVLNRRGMIVAVLVVASSLVAGVINALILDLPIRTGLAMASGFGWYSLSGILMTEAYGPVIGSATFFNDLARELVAIMLIPGLVRRSRSAALGLCGATSMDFTLPVLQRSGGLEMVPAAIVHGFVLSLLVPLLMAFFAA; encoded by the coding sequence ATGTTGTCAGGATTACTGATCATTTTAGTACCGCTCATCGTCGGCTATCTTATTCCCCTGAATAATACTACCGCTTTAAAAACCATTAACCGCCTGCTGAGCTGGATTGTCTACGTTATCCTGTTTTTTATGGGCATCAGCCTGGCGTTTCTTGATAACCTGAGCACGAATTTGCTGGCAATTTTTCATTATTCCGCCGTCAGCGTGGTGGTTATTTTACTCTGCAACTGCGCAGCCTTGTTCTGGCTGGATAAGTCTCTCCCTTGGCGTCATCACCATCATCAGGAAAAATTACCGTCGCGCATCGCTATGGCGCTGGAATCCCTTAAGCTTTGTGGCGTTGTGGTGCTGGGTTTCGCGCTTGGATTAACCGGCATAGACGTGCTTATTCATGCCACACAAGCCAGCGAGTACACCCTTATTTTCCTGCTGTTTCTGATTGGTATTCAGTTACGTAATAATGGCATGACATTACGCCAAATCGTGCTGAACCGCCGTGGGATGATAGTCGCGGTGTTGGTGGTTGCCAGTTCGCTGGTGGCGGGCGTGATCAACGCACTGATCCTCGACCTGCCGATTCGTACTGGTCTGGCGATGGCTTCCGGTTTCGGCTGGTATTCGCTGTCGGGTATTCTGATGACGGAGGCCTATGGGCCGGTTATCGGCAGCGCGACCTTCTTTAACGATCTGGCGCGGGAACTGGTAGCCATCATGCTCATTCCGGGCCTGGTACGCCGCAGTCGTTCCGCAGCGCTGGGCTTATGCGGCGCCACGTCAATGGATTTCACCTTACCCGTACTGCAACGCAGCGGAGGGCTGGAAATGGTGCCTGCCGCCATCGTGCACGGTTTTGTGCTCAGTTTACTGGTGCCCCTGTTAATGGCGTTTTTCGCCGCCTGA
- the hcp_2 gene encoding hydroxylamine reductase — translation MFCVQCEQTIRTPAGNGCSYAQGMCGKTAETSDLQDLLIAALQGLSAWAVKARELGIIDHEIDNFAPRAFFSTLTNVNFDSPRIVGYAREAIEKRESLKARCLAVDANATVDNPMADLQLISDDLGDLQRQAAAFTPNIDKAVIGENILGLRLLCLYGLKGAAAYMEHAHVLGQYDNEIYAQYHQYMAWLGTWPSDMNALLECAMGIGQMNFKVMSILDAGETGKYGHPTPTQVNVKPVAGKCILISRSRSAGSA, via the coding sequence ATGTTTTGTGTGCAATGTGAACAAACCATCCGTACTCCTGCTGGCAACGGCTGCTCATACGCTCAGGGTATGTGCGGCAAAACCGCCGAAACATCCGACCTGCAAGACTTATTGATTGCCGCCCTGCAAGGGCTGTCCGCCTGGGCGGTTAAAGCGCGTGAACTGGGGATTATCGATCATGAAATCGATAACTTCGCACCGCGCGCCTTTTTCTCCACGCTGACGAACGTTAACTTTGATTCCCCTCGCATCGTTGGCTACGCACGCGAAGCCATTGAAAAACGCGAATCGCTGAAAGCACGCTGCCTGGCCGTCGATGCCAACGCCACGGTAGATAATCCGATGGCCGATCTGCAGTTGATCAGCGATGACTTAGGCGACCTGCAGCGCCAGGCTGCGGCGTTTACGCCTAATATCGACAAAGCCGTTATTGGTGAAAATATTCTTGGTCTGCGCTTACTGTGCCTGTACGGCCTGAAAGGCGCGGCAGCTTATATGGAACACGCCCACGTACTGGGTCAGTACGACAACGAGATTTACGCCCAGTACCACCAGTATATGGCGTGGCTTGGCACCTGGCCTTCCGACATGAACGCGCTGCTGGAGTGCGCCATGGGTATCGGCCAGATGAACTTTAAAGTTATGAGTATTCTGGACGCTGGCGAAACCGGTAAATACGGCCACCCGACGCCGACTCAGGTCAACGTCAAACCGGTTGCCGGCAAATGTATCCTGATTTCCCGGTCACGATCTGCTGGATCTGCATAA
- the poxB gene encoding pyruvate oxidase: protein MKQTVAAYIAKTLEQAGVARIWGVTGDSLNGLSDSLNRMGTIDWMPTRHEEVAAFAAGAEAQLTGNLAVCAGSCGPGNLHLINGLFDCHRNHVPVLAIAAHIPSSEIGSGYFQETHPQELFRECSHYCELVSNPEQIPQVLAIAMRKAVLNRGVSVVVLPGDVALQPAPETASTHWYPAPQPVIVPEESELKKLAQVLRYSSNIALMCGSGCAGAHEPLIAFAEKLKAPIVHALRGKEHVEYDNPYDVGMTGLIGFSSGYHTLMNADTVILLGTQFPYRAFYPTDAKIIQIDINPGSIGAHSKVDIALVGDIRATLTALLPMLEEKTDRKFLDKALENYQEARKGLDDLAKPGDKQIHPQYLAQQISQFADDDAIFTCDVGTPTVWAARYLKMNGKRRLLGSFNHGSMANAMPQALGAKASAPQRQVIAMCGDGGFSMLMGDFLSVAQMNLPVKIVVFNNSVLGFVAMEMKAGGYLTDGTDLHQTNFAAIANACGITGIRVEKPEDLDAALNQAFKTDGPVLVDVVVAKEELAIPPQIKLEQAKGFSLYMLRAIINGRGDEVLELAKTNWFR, encoded by the coding sequence ATGAAACAGACCGTTGCGGCGTATATCGCCAAAACCCTGGAGCAGGCTGGTGTTGCGCGTATCTGGGGGGTTACCGGGGATTCACTTAACGGGCTGAGCGACAGCCTGAACCGTATGGGAACAATTGACTGGATGCCGACTCGTCACGAAGAGGTCGCAGCCTTTGCCGCAGGCGCAGAAGCGCAACTGACCGGCAACCTGGCGGTATGCGCGGGTTCATGCGGGCCGGGAAATTTGCATCTTATTAACGGACTGTTCGACTGCCACCGCAATCACGTCCCGGTGCTGGCGATTGCTGCGCACATTCCGTCGAGCGAAATCGGCAGCGGCTATTTTCAGGAAACCCATCCTCAGGAACTGTTTCGTGAATGCAGCCATTACTGCGAATTAGTGTCTAATCCGGAGCAAATTCCCCAGGTCCTGGCAATTGCGATGCGTAAAGCGGTGTTGAACCGCGGCGTATCGGTAGTGGTGTTACCAGGCGATGTGGCGCTTCAGCCTGCGCCGGAAACGGCCAGTACCCACTGGTACCCGGCGCCGCAACCGGTGATCGTGCCGGAAGAAAGCGAACTGAAAAAGCTGGCCCAGGTGCTGCGTTACTCCAGCAATATTGCGCTGATGTGCGGCAGCGGCTGCGCCGGTGCGCATGAACCTTTAATCGCCTTTGCCGAAAAGCTGAAAGCGCCCATCGTCCATGCATTACGCGGCAAGGAACATGTGGAATACGATAACCCTTATGATGTGGGCATGACCGGCCTCATCGGTTTTTCGTCCGGTTATCACACCTTAATGAACGCCGATACGGTGATCTTACTGGGTACGCAGTTCCCCTACCGGGCGTTCTACCCTACCGATGCCAAAATCATTCAAATCGACATTAACCCGGGCAGCATCGGCGCACACAGTAAAGTGGATATCGCGCTGGTGGGTGATATCCGCGCCACGCTCACCGCCCTGTTACCGATGCTCGAAGAAAAAACCGACCGTAAATTCCTGGATAAGGCGCTGGAAAACTATCAGGAGGCGCGTAAAGGGCTCGACGATCTGGCGAAACCCGGCGACAAACAAATCCATCCGCAATATCTGGCCCAGCAAATCAGCCAGTTTGCTGACGACGACGCGATTTTCACCTGTGATGTGGGCACCCCGACCGTCTGGGCGGCGCGCTATTTGAAAATGAACGGGAAACGCCGTCTGCTGGGTTCGTTCAATCACGGTTCGATGGCGAACGCCATGCCGCAGGCGTTAGGCGCTAAAGCCAGCGCCCCCCAGCGTCAGGTTATCGCCATGTGCGGTGACGGCGGCTTCAGTATGCTGATGGGCGATTTCCTGTCGGTAGCGCAGATGAATCTGCCGGTAAAAATCGTGGTGTTTAATAACAGCGTGCTGGGATTTGTGGCGATGGAAATGAAAGCGGGCGGGTATTTGACGGACGGCACCGATCTGCATCAGACCAACTTTGCCGCTATCGCCAACGCCTGTGGTATTACCGGCATCCGGGTAGAAAAACCTGAAGATCTTGACGCAGCCCTGAACCAGGCATTCAAAACCGATGGCCCTGTGCTGGTTGACGTCGTGGTCGCAAAAGAGGAACTGGCTATCCCGCCGCAGATAAAACTGGAACAGGCGAAAGGGTTCAGCCTGTATATGCTGCGCGCCATTATTAACGGACGCGGAGACGAAGTTTTGGAGCTGGCTAAAACCAACTGGTTCCGGTAA
- the ybjD gene encoding nucleoside triphosphate hydrolase domain produces MFLERVEIVGFRGINRLSLMLEQTNVLIGENAWGKSSLLDALTLLLAPGDNLYHFTRDDFWFPPGDLHGREHHLHIILTFRETEPGRHNGRRYRHLAPVWDNGQDGYARIHYRLEGELADDGAVMTLRSFLDNRGEALELEAIDDLAAHLIRLSPVLRLRDARFMQRIRNGALPGAPEVEVTARQLDFLARELVARPQNLTDGQIRQGLSAMVQLLEHYFAEQSTHQARYRLLRRRSHDEQRSWRYLDVINRMIDKPGSRTHRVILLGLFSTLLQAKGTVNLDRDARPLLLVEDPETRLHPIMLSVAWQLLNLLPLQKITTTNSSELLSLTPVEQVCRLVRESARVSAWRLGPGGMNAEDSRRIAYHIRFNRPAALFARCWLLVEGETEVWVINELARQCGHHFEAEGVRVIEFAQSGLKPLLKFARRMGIEWHVLVDGDEAGKKYAATVRSLLNNDREEERVHLTALPAMDMEHFMYREGFSDVFHRVAQLPDNIPMNMRRVIIKAIHRSSKPDLAIEVALEAGRRGVDAVPHLLRKMFSRVLWLARGRAD; encoded by the coding sequence ATGTTCCTTGAGCGCGTCGAGATTGTGGGTTTTCGCGGTATTAACCGTCTGTCCTTAATGCTGGAACAAACCAATGTTCTGATTGGCGAGAACGCCTGGGGCAAATCCAGTCTGCTGGATGCGCTGACGTTGCTGCTGGCGCCGGGCGACAATCTCTATCATTTTACCCGTGACGATTTTTGGTTCCCGCCAGGTGATCTTCATGGACGCGAACATCATCTGCACATCATTCTCACTTTCCGCGAAACCGAACCTGGTCGCCACAACGGGCGGCGATACCGCCACCTCGCGCCAGTATGGGATAACGGGCAGGATGGGTATGCGCGCATTCATTACCGGCTGGAAGGCGAACTGGCTGACGATGGCGCAGTGATGACGCTGCGCAGCTTTCTGGACAACCGCGGCGAAGCGCTGGAACTTGAGGCGATTGATGACCTGGCGGCACATCTTATCCGCCTGTCTCCGGTACTGCGCTTACGGGACGCTCGCTTTATGCAGCGTATTCGCAACGGCGCGCTACCCGGTGCGCCGGAGGTGGAAGTCACCGCCCGCCAGCTGGATTTCCTGGCGCGGGAACTGGTGGCGCGTCCGCAAAACCTTACCGATGGGCAGATCCGACAAGGGCTGTCGGCAATGGTGCAACTGCTGGAGCATTATTTCGCTGAGCAAAGTACGCATCAGGCGCGCTATCGTCTGCTGCGCCGCCGCTCTCATGATGAACAGCGCAGCTGGCGCTATCTGGATGTCATCAACCGCATGATCGACAAGCCGGGCAGCCGTACGCACCGGGTGATCCTGCTTGGCCTGTTCTCAACACTGTTGCAGGCGAAGGGCACGGTAAATCTGGATCGTGATGCGCGTCCGCTGTTGCTGGTGGAAGATCCCGAGACCCGTCTGCATCCGATTATGCTTTCTGTGGCCTGGCAGTTGTTGAACCTGTTGCCGTTGCAGAAAATCACCACCACCAACTCCAGCGAACTGCTCTCGCTCACGCCAGTGGAGCAGGTTTGCCGTCTGGTGCGTGAATCGGCACGCGTGTCCGCCTGGCGGCTGGGGCCAGGCGGAATGAATGCCGAAGACAGCCGACGTATCGCCTACCATATTCGTTTTAATCGTCCGGCGGCGCTGTTTGCCCGGTGCTGGCTGCTGGTGGAAGGCGAAACAGAAGTGTGGGTCATTAACGAGTTGGCGCGCCAGTGCGGCCACCATTTTGAAGCGGAAGGTGTGCGGGTCATTGAATTCGCCCAGTCCGGGCTGAAACCGCTGCTCAAATTTGCCCGGCGGATGGGTATTGAATGGCATGTGCTGGTGGACGGCGACGAAGCCGGGAAAAAATATGCCGCCACGGTGCGCAGCCTGCTGAATAACGATCGCGAAGAGGAGCGCGTTCATTTGACGGCGCTACCTGCCATGGATATGGAGCACTTTATGTACCGGGAGGGATTTTCCGATGTGTTCCACCGCGTCGCGCAACTGCCGGATAATATTCCAATGAATATGCGGCGGGTGATTATTAAAGCTATCCACCGCTCATCGAAACCCGATCTGGCGATTGAAGTGGCGCTCGAAGCAGGGCGGCGGGGTGTGGACGCCGTTCCGCACCTGCTGCGCAAAATGTTCTCGCGGGTACTCTGGCTGGCGCGGGGCCGTGCGGATTAA
- the macA_1 gene encoding macrolide-specific efflux protein, with protein sequence MRFKGKMKKRYLVLALLVVIAGLWAWKTLNAPKPQYQTMIVRKSDLEQTVLATGKLDALKKVDVGAQVSGQLKTLSVEIGDKVKKDQLLGVIDPEQAENQIKEVEATLQELRAQRQQAMAEMQLAKVTLSRQQALAKTQAISRQDLDTAATQLTVKQAQIGTIDAQIKRNQASLDTAKTNLDFTRIIAPMAGEVTQITTLQGQTVIAAQQAPNILTLADLSTMLVKAQVSEADIIHLRPGQKAWFTVLGDPLTRYEGVLKDILPTPEKVNDAIFYYARFEVPNPKSVLRLEMTAQVHIQLSGMKNVLTIPLSALGDPIGDNRYRITIMRNGETREREVSIGARNDTQVQIIKGLEEGEEVVIGKTTPGAAQ encoded by the coding sequence ATGCGCTTTAAGGGAAAAATGAAGAAACGTTATCTGGTGCTGGCTTTGCTGGTGGTTATCGCGGGCCTCTGGGCCTGGAAGACCCTTAACGCGCCGAAACCCCAGTATCAAACCATGATCGTGCGTAAAAGCGATCTGGAACAAACCGTGCTGGCAACGGGTAAACTCGACGCGTTAAAGAAAGTTGATGTCGGGGCGCAGGTGAGCGGTCAGCTAAAAACTCTTTCTGTCGAAATTGGCGATAAAGTTAAAAAAGACCAGCTTTTAGGCGTCATTGATCCCGAACAGGCCGAAAACCAGATTAAAGAAGTGGAAGCAACGTTGCAGGAGCTGCGCGCCCAACGCCAACAGGCGATGGCGGAAATGCAGCTGGCGAAAGTGACCCTCAGCCGTCAGCAGGCGCTGGCGAAAACGCAGGCCATTTCACGCCAGGACCTGGATACCGCCGCGACGCAGCTTACCGTTAAGCAGGCGCAAATCGGCACCATCGACGCGCAGATTAAACGCAATCAGGCCTCATTAGACACCGCTAAAACCAATCTGGATTTCACCCGTATTATCGCGCCGATGGCGGGTGAAGTGACGCAAATTACGACCTTGCAGGGCCAGACGGTGATCGCCGCCCAACAAGCGCCGAATATTCTGACGCTGGCTGACCTCAGCACCATGCTGGTGAAGGCCCAGGTGTCAGAGGCCGATATTATTCATCTGCGACCCGGGCAAAAGGCGTGGTTTACCGTGCTGGGCGATCCGCTCACCCGTTACGAAGGTGTGCTGAAAGATATTTTGCCCACCCCGGAAAAAGTGAACGACGCGATTTTCTATTACGCCCGTTTTGAAGTGCCGAACCCGAAAAGCGTGCTGCGTCTGGAGATGACGGCGCAGGTCCATATTCAACTGAGCGGCATGAAAAACGTGCTGACCATTCCGCTGTCGGCGTTAGGTGATCCCATCGGTGATAACCGTTATCGCATCACCATTATGCGTAATGGCGAAACCCGGGAGCGCGAAGTTTCTATCGGGGCGCGTAACGACACCCAGGTGCAGATTATCAAAGGCCTCGAAGAGGGCGAAGAAGTGGTCATCGGCAAAACCACACCCGGAGCGGCGCAATGA